A genomic window from Lotus japonicus ecotype B-129 chromosome 1, LjGifu_v1.2 includes:
- the LOC130736729 gene encoding uncharacterized protein LOC130736729 → MQVYRTCTCPHLGSRFMPSSKLLLSLNFTNHFITPSNLPTPKFPSSIAATMSTTVSTQNDTTAQKTHHPVQVAKRLEKFKTTIFTQISTLAVKHGAINLGQGFPNFDGPEFVKEAAIQAIRDGKNQYARGYGVPDLNIAIAERFKKDTGLDVDPEKEVTVTSGCTEAIAATMLGLINPGDEVILFAPFYDSYEATLSMAGAKVKSITLRPPDFAVPIEELRSTISKNTRAILLNTPHNPTGKMFTREELNTIASLCIENDVLVFTDEVYDKLAFDMEHISLASLPGMFERTVTMNSLGKTFSLTGWKIGWAIAPPHLTWGVRQAHAFLTFATSNANQWAAAVALRAPDSYFVDLKRDYLAKRAILVEGLNAVGFKVFPSSGTYFVVVDHTPFGHENDVAFCEYLIKEVGVAAIPTSVFYLNPEEGKNLVRFTFCKDEETLRAAVERMKEKLRK, encoded by the exons ATGCAGGTCTACAGAACCTGCACCTGCCCTCATTTGGGGTCGAGATTCATGCCTTCCTCCAAACTACTACTATCATTAAACTTTACAAATCATTTCATCACACCCTCTAATCTTCCAACCCCAAAGTTCCCATCTTCGATTGCAGCCACCATGTCCACCACTGTTTCCACCCAGAATGACACCACTGCCCAGAAGACGCATCATCCTGTGCAG GTTGCAAAGCGCTTGGAGAAGTTCAAAACAACAATCTTCACCCAAATAAGCACGCTTGCTGTCAAACATGGAGCCATAAACCTTGGTCAGGGCTTCCCCAACTTTGATGGGCCAGAATTTGTAAAGGAAGCTGCTATTCAGGCAATCAGGGACGGGAAAAATCAGTATGCCAGGGGTTATGGAGTTCCTGACCTGAACATTGCCATTGCTGAGAGATTTAAGAAAGATACTGGACTAGATGTAGACCCTGAAAAGGAAGTTACTGTTACATCTGGATGCACAGAAGCAATAGCTGCAACCATGTTAGGATTAATAAATCCTGGTGATGAGGTTATCCTATTTGCTCCTTTTTATGATTCTTATGAAGCAACTTTATCCATGGCTGGTGCTAAAGTAAAAAGCATCACTCTGCGCCCTCCGGATTTTGCTGTCCCGATTGAAGAGTTGAGATCCACTATCTCAAAGAACACCCGTGCCATTCTTTTAAATACCCCTCACAACCCTACTGGAAAGATGTTCACTAGAGAGGAACTCAATACCATTGCATCTCTTTGTATTGAGAATGATGTTCTGGTTTTCACTGATGAAGTTTATGATAAATTGGCATTTGATATGGAGCACATTTCGTTGGCTTCTTTGCCTGGAATGTTTGAAAGGACAGTGACAATGAACTCCTTGGGGAAGACATTCTCCTTGACAGGGTGGAAGATCGGGTGGGCAATAGCACCACCACACTTAACATGGGGAGTGCGGCAAGCGCATGCTTTTCTCACATTCGCAACCTCCAATGCTAACCAATGGGCTGCTGCGGTGGCTCTTCGAGCACCGGATTCTTACTTTGTTGATCTAAAGAGGGATTATCTGGCGAAAAGAGCTATTTTGGTGGAAGGATTGAATGCTGTTGGCTTCAAGGTGTTCCCATCCAGTGGAACTTACTTTGTGGTTGTAGATCACACCCCTTTTGGACATGAAAATGATGTTGCATTCTGTGAATATCTTATTAAGGAGGTGGGAGTGGCAGCGATCCCGACTAGTGTGTTTTACTTGAATCCAGAAGAGGGAAAGAATCTGGTCAGATTTACTTTCTGCAAGGATGAGGAAACTCTTAGGGCTGCTGTTGAGAGGATGAAGGAGAAGCTTAGAAAATGA